A portion of the Bactrocera neohumeralis isolate Rockhampton chromosome 2, APGP_CSIRO_Bneo_wtdbg2-racon-allhic-juicebox.fasta_v2, whole genome shotgun sequence genome contains these proteins:
- the LOC126766945 gene encoding 28S ribosomal protein S24, mitochondrial: MSLLKKCAQQLLENTNLCSQAIAATAAAFHTSPVCNRVQAGRYRVTTKRNRALTYEMANPPHYIAHRKAWNSWNTSSMLDGLRPSQTAIEDVFMRKFMTGTWHALIVSEVIIKRQHNMIRIAAIIRQAISPRKMYFLIGYTEELLSYWLQCPVTLELQTVADKKDVVFKYI; this comes from the exons ATGAGCCTGCTAAAAaag TGCGCGCAGCAGTTATTGGAAAACACAAATTTGTGTTCTCAAGCAATCGCTGCAACAGCTGCTGCATTCCACACAAGTCCAGTATGCAATCGCGTGCAAGCCGGTCGCTATCGTGTTACGACAAAACGTAATCGTGCACTCACATATGAAATGGCCAACCCTCCCCACTATATTGCACATCGCAAAGCTTGGAACTCATGGAACACGT CATCTATGTTGGATGGACTGCGCCCCTCACAGACCGCCATTGAAGATGTGTTTATGCGCAAGTTCATGACTGGTACCTGGCATGCGCTTATTGTATCCGAAGTGATTATCAAAAGGCAGCATAATATGATAAGAATAGCTGCCATTATTCGCCAAGCAATTAGCCCGAGAAAGATGTACTTCCTTATTGGTTATACCGAGGAGCTCCTCTCATATTGGTTGCAGTGTCCGGTGACATTGGAGTTACAAACCGTTGCAGATAAAAAGGATGTTGTATTCAagtatatttaa
- the LOC126766638 gene encoding uncharacterized protein LOC126766638 isoform X1, producing MKICVPLVLLMMLCPGGCPVYDFDLRTVEQPSQFANGLKLAADLNSEFNQGMMNFHVLNDKDRFDVEDTCKLDGISDEPVEGPTRKLKYLRRAEEEDISNMELNEFVGSNLFDSTRKNCFSPEDLNLLAARRDFEYLLPKDLPKCLLNDDMLNMLLNYFYNGNEFIQRMNEVSRKVVERAYYDMLGGYLRSYMLPVAKYSFYGGKVSLKVVSSVVELYQQCKSFLNTNGNGWKMPILLEEMENVRVDSIRGSDCGADGNGAGGGPTGCARLEMLPASDGDENVMLVSLPKLEADCVENGLSNIWLPFRKRRNYDLRSQKSAYIILRFYETVTRCYQSQSMPQEAFNCKFIAWINENLKPHLSDEEFYPGLGGVLRIVEKMRKGRKALDMDDDEALNQGIEDLSGTRMGDTGGVGDSKSDDGFSDMELAQKALEYKMKESARKTMINSKHWFEKSANDNRQLQSRKICEKSKGQQSQHVPQIHQNQTHKGKKPKCKTKGGKHGGAGSLIKLTSEEQKHYLKYLCCIIGLILLILLIILLVAMLLRYRKRRRKTEPKPKPPKKKRKCPAWCSFLLCRKKPRDEEIVIKPETKSVIATQPHRRASTSTSSLACQPAAKCIPCSKRATKESESAPIIETTSLDYYSSSEPESKVRQKAKKGKQKVVTIDEKKKKKSASPSPTKTKSSPAKSKAAPPKSRLGGGAELKSSSSSDSTKRLGIQRTIPTDNKKSSNEEDTPLLPQPERPASRDHSKGSRSWETMYDT from the exons ATGAAAATATGTGTGCCTCTAGTGCTGCTGATGATGCTCTGTCCGGGCGGCTGTCCAGTGTACGATTTCGATTTGCGCACCGTCGAGCAGCCTAGTCAATTCGCGAACGGTCTAAAGCTTGCCGCCGACCTTAATAGCGAGTTCAATCAGGGCATGATGAATTTTCATGTGCTCAATGACAAGGACCGATTCGATGTGGAGGACACGTGCAAGCTAGACGGTATTTCAGACGAGCCTGTTGAAGGTCCAACAAGAAAACTGAAGTATTTACGTAGAGCTGAGGAGGAAGATATATCTAATATGGAATTGAATGAGTTTGTGGGATCGAATCTTTTTGATAGTACACGTAAGAATTGCTTTTCGCCGGAAGATTTGAATTTGCTGGCCGCACGCAGAGACTTTGAG tacTTGCTGCCGAAAGATTTGCCGAAATGTCTACTCAACGACGACATGTTAAATATGCTGCTGAATTACTTTTACAATGGCAAcgagtttatacaaagaatgaACGAAGTTTCGAGAAAGGTGGTTGAGCGTGCTTATTACGATATGTTGGGCGGTTACTTGCGCTCTTACATGCTGCCAGTGGCTAAGTACTCCTTTTACGGCGGCAAGGTTAGTCTCAAGGTGGTCAGTAGTGTGGTAGAGCTGTATCAGCAATGCAAGTCCTTTCTGAACACGAACGGCAATGGCTGGAAAATGCCCATTTTACTTGAGGAAATGGAAAATGTGCGTGTGGACTCGATAAGGGGCTCGGACTGTGGTGCCGATGGCAACGGTGCTGGTGGCGGACCGACCGGCTGTGCACGGCTCGAAATGTTGCCGGCCAGTGATGGCGATGAAAATGTTATGCTCGTGTCTTTGCCAAAACTGGAGGCCGATTGTGTTGAGAACGGTTTGAGTAATATATGGTTGCCGTTTCGGAAGCGACGCAATTATGATCTGAGATCACAGAAATCCGCTTATATCATTTTACGATTCTACGAAACGGTCACACGTTGTTATCAATCACAGTCAATGCCACAAGAAGCTTTCAATTGCAAATTTATAGCATGGATTAATGAGAACTTAAAGCCACATCTATCCGACGAGGAGTTCTATCCCGGTCTGGGTGGCGTACTACGGATTGTTGAAAAAATGAGAAAAGGTCGTAAGGCGCTGGATATGGACGATGATGAAGCGCTCAATCAAGGCATAGAGGATCTGAGCGGTACGCGAATGGGCGATACTGGTGGAGTTGGCGATAGTAAAAGCGACGATGGCTTTTCTGACATGGAGCTAGCACAAAAGGCCTTGGAATACAAGATGAAGGAGAGCGCCAGAAAAACAATGATCAATAGTAAACACTGGTTTGAGAAGAGCGCCAATGACAACAGACAACTGCAGAGCCGAAAGATTTGCGAAAAGTCTAAAGGTCAACAAAGCCAACATGTTCCGCAAATACATCAAAATCAAACACATAAAGGCAAGAAGCCAAAGTGTAAAACAAAGGGTGGAAAGCATGGTGGCGCAGGGTCCCTAATCAAGTTGACATCGGAAGAACAAAAACACTATCTCAAATAtctttgttgcattatcggacTTATACTGCTCATATTACTGATCATACTGCTTGTCGCTATGTTATTGCGATACCGCAAACGTAGGCGTAAGACTGAGCCAAAACCAAAGCCACcgaaaaaaaagcgaaaatgcCCTGCATGGTGCAGCTTTTTACTATGCAGAAAGAAACCACGCGATGAAGAGATCGTTATTAAGCCCGAGACGAAATCGGTTATTGCGACACAACCAC ACCGACGCGCGTCCACTTCCacatcgtcgctggcttgtcaACCGGCTGCTAAATGCATTCCATGCTCTAAGCGCGCCACCAAGGAATCGGAAAGTGCACCCATTATCGAAACAACCTCACTCGATTACTATTCCTCGTCCGAGCCCGAAAGTAAAGTGCgtcaaaaagcgaaaaaaggcAAACAGAAAGTGGTCACAATAgatgagaagaagaagaaaaaatcggCATCACCCTCACCAACGAAAACTAAGTCATCACCGGCGAAATCTAAAGCAGCACCACCGAAATCGCGACTTGGTGGCGGTGCAGAGCTAAAAAGTTCATCCAGTTCAGATAGCACGAAGCGCTTGGGCATACAACGTACCATCCCCACAGACAATAAGAAGAGTAGT AATGAGGAGGACACGCCCTTATTGCCGCAGCCGGAACGTCCAGCTTCCCGCGATCACTCGAAAGGTTCACGCAGTTGGGAAACCATGTACGACACATAA
- the LOC126766638 gene encoding uncharacterized protein LOC126766638 isoform X2, which yields MKICVPLVLLMMLCPGGCPVYDFDLRTVEQPSQFANGLKLAADLNSEFNQGMMNFHVLNDKDRFDVEDTCKLDGISDEPVEGPTRKLKYLRRAEEEDISNMELNEFVGSNLFDSTRKNCFSPEDLNLLAARRDFEYLLPKDLPKCLLNDDMLNMLLNYFYNGNEFIQRMNEVSRKVVERAYYDMLGGYLRSYMLPVAKYSFYGGKVSLKVVSSVVELYQQCKSFLNTNGNGWKMPILLEEMENVRVDSIRGSDCGADGNGAGGGPTGCARLEMLPASDGDENVMLVSLPKLEADCVENGLSNIWLPFRKRRNYDLRSQKSAYIILRFYETVTRCYQSQSMPQEAFNCKFIAWINENLKPHLSDEEFYPGLGGVLRIVEKMRKGRKALDMDDDEALNQGIEDLSGTRMGDTGGVGDSKSDDGFSDMELAQKALEYKMKESARKTMINSKHWFEKSANDNRQLQSRKICEKSKGQQSQHVPQIHQNQTHKGKKPKCKTKGGKHGGAGSLIKLTSEEQKHYLKYLCCIIGLILLILLIILLVAMLLRYRKRRRKTEPKPKPPKKKRKCPAWCSFLLCRKKPRDEEIVIKPETKSVIATQPHRRASTSTSSLACQPAAKCIPCSKRATKESESAPIIETTSLDYYSSSEPESKVRQKAKKGKQKVVTIDEKKKKKSASPSPTKTKSSPAKSKAAPPKSRLGGGAELKSSSSSDSTKRLGIQRTIPTDNKKK from the exons ATGAAAATATGTGTGCCTCTAGTGCTGCTGATGATGCTCTGTCCGGGCGGCTGTCCAGTGTACGATTTCGATTTGCGCACCGTCGAGCAGCCTAGTCAATTCGCGAACGGTCTAAAGCTTGCCGCCGACCTTAATAGCGAGTTCAATCAGGGCATGATGAATTTTCATGTGCTCAATGACAAGGACCGATTCGATGTGGAGGACACGTGCAAGCTAGACGGTATTTCAGACGAGCCTGTTGAAGGTCCAACAAGAAAACTGAAGTATTTACGTAGAGCTGAGGAGGAAGATATATCTAATATGGAATTGAATGAGTTTGTGGGATCGAATCTTTTTGATAGTACACGTAAGAATTGCTTTTCGCCGGAAGATTTGAATTTGCTGGCCGCACGCAGAGACTTTGAG tacTTGCTGCCGAAAGATTTGCCGAAATGTCTACTCAACGACGACATGTTAAATATGCTGCTGAATTACTTTTACAATGGCAAcgagtttatacaaagaatgaACGAAGTTTCGAGAAAGGTGGTTGAGCGTGCTTATTACGATATGTTGGGCGGTTACTTGCGCTCTTACATGCTGCCAGTGGCTAAGTACTCCTTTTACGGCGGCAAGGTTAGTCTCAAGGTGGTCAGTAGTGTGGTAGAGCTGTATCAGCAATGCAAGTCCTTTCTGAACACGAACGGCAATGGCTGGAAAATGCCCATTTTACTTGAGGAAATGGAAAATGTGCGTGTGGACTCGATAAGGGGCTCGGACTGTGGTGCCGATGGCAACGGTGCTGGTGGCGGACCGACCGGCTGTGCACGGCTCGAAATGTTGCCGGCCAGTGATGGCGATGAAAATGTTATGCTCGTGTCTTTGCCAAAACTGGAGGCCGATTGTGTTGAGAACGGTTTGAGTAATATATGGTTGCCGTTTCGGAAGCGACGCAATTATGATCTGAGATCACAGAAATCCGCTTATATCATTTTACGATTCTACGAAACGGTCACACGTTGTTATCAATCACAGTCAATGCCACAAGAAGCTTTCAATTGCAAATTTATAGCATGGATTAATGAGAACTTAAAGCCACATCTATCCGACGAGGAGTTCTATCCCGGTCTGGGTGGCGTACTACGGATTGTTGAAAAAATGAGAAAAGGTCGTAAGGCGCTGGATATGGACGATGATGAAGCGCTCAATCAAGGCATAGAGGATCTGAGCGGTACGCGAATGGGCGATACTGGTGGAGTTGGCGATAGTAAAAGCGACGATGGCTTTTCTGACATGGAGCTAGCACAAAAGGCCTTGGAATACAAGATGAAGGAGAGCGCCAGAAAAACAATGATCAATAGTAAACACTGGTTTGAGAAGAGCGCCAATGACAACAGACAACTGCAGAGCCGAAAGATTTGCGAAAAGTCTAAAGGTCAACAAAGCCAACATGTTCCGCAAATACATCAAAATCAAACACATAAAGGCAAGAAGCCAAAGTGTAAAACAAAGGGTGGAAAGCATGGTGGCGCAGGGTCCCTAATCAAGTTGACATCGGAAGAACAAAAACACTATCTCAAATAtctttgttgcattatcggacTTATACTGCTCATATTACTGATCATACTGCTTGTCGCTATGTTATTGCGATACCGCAAACGTAGGCGTAAGACTGAGCCAAAACCAAAGCCACcgaaaaaaaagcgaaaatgcCCTGCATGGTGCAGCTTTTTACTATGCAGAAAGAAACCACGCGATGAAGAGATCGTTATTAAGCCCGAGACGAAATCGGTTATTGCGACACAACCAC ACCGACGCGCGTCCACTTCCacatcgtcgctggcttgtcaACCGGCTGCTAAATGCATTCCATGCTCTAAGCGCGCCACCAAGGAATCGGAAAGTGCACCCATTATCGAAACAACCTCACTCGATTACTATTCCTCGTCCGAGCCCGAAAGTAAAGTGCgtcaaaaagcgaaaaaaggcAAACAGAAAGTGGTCACAATAgatgagaagaagaagaaaaaatcggCATCACCCTCACCAACGAAAACTAAGTCATCACCGGCGAAATCTAAAGCAGCACCACCGAAATCGCGACTTGGTGGCGGTGCAGAGCTAAAAAGTTCATCCAGTTCAGATAGCACGAAGCGCTTGGGCATACAACGTACCATCCCCACAGACAATAAGAAGA AATGA